One Alicyclobacillus vulcanalis genomic region harbors:
- a CDS encoding ABC transporter ATP-binding protein — MKREGASSAPSLRSLARLLPFARPYAWQFALVIALVIVFNASSVMQPYLVKIAIDQDISTRHPNLHGLWDIAALYIGVVVAGVAANYLQNTLLQRAGQSVIRSIRVGLFAHIERQSMRFFDSRAVGALVANVSNDTETVNQFFTNFFLSMIRDGLSIIMILIAMFRLDVRMGLFSLVLVPIIFAVAAGFRGALRRRYQRTRTLLASLVAFLAENLAGMRITQLFRQEARQSEKFRQLAGEHRDANIREYLTSVWFNRTFEMLGNLSVAAVVYLGGTAVVHGAIPFGTLYAFIRYIQQFFQPINAMTQQWNTLQSAMVAAERIGQIFAIEPEVKDPERPATLPADARGRVEFRHVTFGYDPRHPVLRDVTFAAEPGSFVGIVGPTGAGKSSLMSLLLRFYDPDEGDVLIDGVPVRALSQEALHRFVGIVQQEVHLFTGTLRDNIRLFRTDIPDEQVEAAARAVGADRVIAKLPDGYDTFIYGRGANLSMGERQLIAFARIVALDPRILILDEATANLDSQTEQWVQHGLRAASRGRTTLVIAHRLATIRHADQILVLDHGRIVERGRHEELVRLGGLYARLEAQSGVESRLYS; from the coding sequence GTGAAGCGAGAGGGAGCATCTTCGGCGCCAAGCCTCAGGTCGCTCGCGCGACTTTTGCCCTTTGCCCGACCGTACGCGTGGCAATTCGCGTTGGTGATTGCGCTCGTCATTGTGTTCAATGCGTCGAGCGTGATGCAACCGTATCTCGTGAAGATTGCCATCGACCAGGACATCAGCACGCGCCACCCCAACCTGCACGGCCTTTGGGACATCGCGGCGCTGTACATCGGAGTGGTGGTCGCTGGCGTCGCAGCCAACTACCTGCAGAACACGCTGTTGCAGCGTGCCGGGCAGAGCGTCATTCGGAGCATTCGCGTGGGCCTCTTCGCGCATATCGAGCGGCAGTCCATGCGTTTTTTTGACAGTCGGGCCGTGGGAGCTCTCGTGGCGAATGTATCGAACGACACGGAGACGGTCAACCAGTTTTTCACCAACTTCTTTTTGAGCATGATTCGAGATGGATTGTCCATCATCATGATACTCATCGCCATGTTTCGCCTGGACGTGCGGATGGGGCTCTTTTCATTGGTGCTCGTGCCCATCATCTTCGCCGTCGCGGCGGGCTTTCGCGGTGCGCTTCGGCGCCGCTATCAACGCACGCGCACGCTGCTTGCGAGCCTGGTGGCCTTCCTCGCCGAAAACCTCGCTGGCATGCGGATCACCCAGCTGTTTCGGCAGGAGGCTCGCCAGAGCGAAAAGTTTCGTCAGCTTGCTGGCGAGCACCGCGACGCCAACATCCGCGAGTATCTGACGTCGGTGTGGTTCAACCGCACGTTTGAGATGCTCGGCAACCTGTCCGTGGCCGCCGTGGTCTACCTCGGTGGCACAGCCGTCGTCCACGGCGCCATCCCGTTCGGCACGTTGTACGCGTTCATACGCTACATCCAGCAGTTTTTCCAGCCCATCAACGCCATGACGCAACAGTGGAACACGCTTCAGTCTGCCATGGTGGCCGCCGAGCGCATCGGCCAAATCTTCGCCATCGAGCCGGAGGTTAAGGATCCCGAGCGTCCCGCCACACTTCCCGCCGACGCGCGCGGGCGCGTCGAATTTCGACATGTCACGTTTGGGTATGATCCGCGCCATCCCGTGCTTCGAGACGTGACCTTCGCCGCGGAACCGGGATCGTTCGTCGGGATCGTCGGACCCACCGGCGCGGGCAAGAGCTCGCTCATGAGCTTGCTCCTCCGGTTTTACGATCCCGACGAGGGCGATGTTCTGATCGACGGTGTGCCCGTGCGCGCGCTGTCGCAGGAGGCGCTGCACCGGTTCGTCGGGATCGTCCAGCAGGAGGTCCACCTGTTCACGGGTACGCTGCGCGACAACATCCGCCTGTTTCGCACGGACATCCCGGACGAGCAAGTCGAAGCGGCCGCTCGCGCGGTCGGGGCGGATCGCGTCATCGCCAAGTTGCCGGACGGGTACGACACCTTCATCTATGGCCGCGGCGCCAACCTGTCGATGGGCGAGCGGCAGCTGATCGCGTTTGCGCGCATTGTGGCGCTCGATCCTCGCATTCTGATTCTCGACGAGGCGACGGCCAACCTCGACAGCCAGACGGAGCAATGGGTGCAACACGGACTGCGGGCGGCGAGCCGGGGCCGCACCACGCTCGTCATCGCGCACAGGCTCGCGACCATTCGCCACGCGGATCAAATCCTTGTGCTCGATCACGGCCGAATCGTCGAACGGGGTCGCCATGAGGAATTGGTGCGCCTCGGCGGGCTCTACGCGCGGCTCGAGGCGCAAAGCGGCGTGGAATCGCGCCTGTACTCGTGA
- a CDS encoding putative iron-sulfur cluster-binding metallochaperone, whose protein sequence is MTSMACPSCGERARSVPLRTVKSLLTGAALSRLHPDDDFHFCATPGCEVVYFSAQQSFDLDDVRVPVFQKDASSAACVCYCFDWTREALVAALHRGARPDEEIQEHVRERRCACDLRNPQGTCCLGNVRSVLAHARQRSQGGLGEEDHTQRN, encoded by the coding sequence ATGACGTCGATGGCATGTCCCTCGTGCGGCGAACGAGCCCGTTCTGTTCCCCTTCGCACCGTGAAGTCGCTATTGACCGGTGCGGCCCTATCTCGTCTGCATCCCGACGACGATTTTCACTTTTGCGCGACTCCGGGCTGTGAAGTCGTCTATTTCTCGGCTCAGCAGTCGTTTGACCTGGATGACGTGCGCGTGCCCGTCTTCCAGAAGGACGCCTCCAGCGCCGCGTGTGTCTGCTACTGCTTCGACTGGACGCGGGAGGCCCTTGTCGCCGCGCTCCATCGCGGAGCGCGCCCCGATGAGGAAATTCAAGAGCACGTGCGCGAGCGCCGCTGCGCCTGCGATCTTCGCAACCCCCAGGGTACCTGTTGCCTGGGCAATGTCCGATCGGTGCTCGCGCATGCTCGCCAGCGTTCGCAGGGTGGTTTGGGCGAGGAAGATCACACCCAGCGCAACTGA
- a CDS encoding SpoIID/LytB domain-containing protein, with translation MSWLRRLGFVLSGMALVAGWSVAPPVHAQTIFNTPYPSVIRVAIRAYNNPTAPILYVQTIGFEEYCEDVLPNEWIPSWNEEALKAGAIAVKMFAWYWTLHPHTENGWTYDVDNTTNYQTFKYLSGHYQTDLAVQQTWNMVFVPPDGAIKPLDYRQGYEGRPNYAFVGTYIMSQWGTEYWAKVAKLPFNQILSLFYPGYQLRWV, from the coding sequence ATGAGTTGGCTGCGACGCCTGGGTTTTGTGCTGTCTGGGATGGCGCTCGTCGCGGGGTGGTCCGTGGCCCCGCCTGTGCACGCACAGACGATCTTTAACACGCCCTATCCCTCGGTGATCCGCGTGGCGATCCGAGCCTACAACAACCCGACGGCGCCCATTCTGTACGTGCAGACCATCGGATTCGAAGAGTACTGTGAAGACGTCTTGCCGAACGAATGGATTCCAAGCTGGAATGAAGAGGCGCTGAAGGCGGGCGCGATCGCGGTGAAGATGTTTGCATGGTATTGGACGTTGCACCCGCACACCGAAAATGGATGGACGTACGACGTGGACAACACCACCAACTATCAGACGTTCAAATACCTGAGCGGCCACTATCAGACGGATTTGGCCGTCCAGCAGACGTGGAACATGGTCTTCGTGCCGCCTGACGGGGCCATTAAACCGCTCGATTACCGCCAGGGTTACGAAGGGCGGCCGAACTACGCGTTTGTGGGCACGTACATCATGTCCCAGTGGGGCACGGAGTACTGGGCGAAGGTGGCGAAACTTCCTTTTAACCAGATCTTGAGCCTCTTTTACCCCGGCTATCAGTTGCGCTGGGTGTGA
- a CDS encoding amino acid permease has product MIAIGGAIGTGVFVASGSSISTAGPGGALLAYIIVGIMVYFVMTSLGEMATFMPIAGSFEQYATRFVDPALGFALGWNYWYTWTVTLPAELAAGAMVMRYWFPHVPAVVWSAAFLAILFVLNVVSVKGYGEGEYWFAGIKVLTILAFIVVGLAMIFGILGGHPVGWHVFMTGGSPFHGGWIGFLSTVMVAGFAFQGTELVGLAAGESDNPARNVPRAIRTVFWRILLFYVLAIFVIGMLIPYTDPNLLNASLNNVAISPFTLVFRRAGFALAAAVMNAVILTAVLSAGNSSLYASSRMLWALACEGKAPKVFAKVNRHGVPMNALYVNTAIGFVAFLSSVVGNGAVYTWMLNAASLTGFLAWLGIAVSHYRFRKAYVAQGRSLDDLVYRAKWYPFGPLFAAALCAIVIIGQDTSIFTGGKIDWMGVVATYIGIPLFLALWFGYKWIKKTKLIPLQEVRFED; this is encoded by the coding sequence ATGATCGCCATTGGGGGCGCCATCGGCACGGGCGTATTCGTGGCGAGCGGATCGTCCATCTCCACAGCCGGTCCGGGAGGGGCTCTGCTGGCGTACATCATCGTCGGGATCATGGTGTACTTCGTGATGACGAGCCTCGGCGAAATGGCGACGTTCATGCCAATCGCCGGTTCGTTTGAGCAGTACGCCACGCGCTTCGTGGACCCGGCCCTCGGCTTCGCGCTGGGATGGAACTATTGGTACACGTGGACGGTGACCCTTCCGGCGGAACTCGCGGCGGGTGCCATGGTCATGCGGTACTGGTTTCCGCACGTCCCGGCGGTCGTTTGGAGCGCGGCGTTTTTGGCCATCCTGTTCGTCCTGAACGTCGTGAGCGTGAAGGGCTATGGGGAAGGGGAGTACTGGTTTGCCGGCATTAAAGTGCTTACCATTCTCGCCTTCATCGTCGTGGGACTCGCCATGATCTTTGGCATCCTCGGAGGTCACCCGGTGGGATGGCACGTGTTTATGACGGGCGGATCGCCGTTTCACGGAGGATGGATCGGCTTTTTGAGCACCGTGATGGTGGCGGGGTTCGCGTTTCAGGGGACGGAACTCGTCGGGCTTGCTGCCGGCGAAAGTGACAACCCGGCCCGCAACGTGCCGCGCGCGATTCGCACGGTGTTCTGGCGGATTTTGCTCTTCTACGTTCTGGCCATTTTTGTCATTGGCATGCTGATTCCGTACACGGACCCCAACTTGCTGAATGCGAGCTTGAACAACGTCGCCATCAGCCCGTTCACGCTCGTTTTTCGCCGCGCGGGGTTCGCGTTGGCGGCTGCCGTCATGAATGCCGTGATTCTCACCGCAGTGTTGTCGGCCGGCAACTCTTCGCTTTACGCTTCGAGCCGCATGCTCTGGGCGCTGGCGTGCGAGGGGAAAGCGCCCAAGGTATTCGCGAAGGTGAATCGCCACGGTGTGCCGATGAACGCCCTGTACGTCAACACCGCCATCGGATTCGTCGCGTTTTTGTCTTCCGTCGTCGGCAATGGTGCCGTCTACACGTGGATGCTCAACGCCGCAAGCCTGACCGGATTTCTCGCATGGCTCGGCATCGCGGTGAGTCACTATCGATTTCGCAAGGCGTACGTCGCGCAGGGGCGCTCGCTTGACGATCTCGTCTACCGCGCCAAGTGGTACCCGTTCGGGCCGCTCTTCGCCGCCGCGCTTTGCGCCATCGTGATCATTGGCCAGGACACAAGCATCTTCACGGGCGGGAAGATTGACTGGATGGGCGTGGTCGCGACGTACATCGGCATCCCGTTGTTCTTGGCGCTTTGGTTTGGGTATAAATGGATAAAAAAGACGAAACTGATTCCCTTGCAAGAGGTGCGTTTCGAAGATTGA
- a CDS encoding gamma-glutamylcyclotransferase family protein codes for MPETHKVFVYGTLREGQSNRGVMTPHLVKQHGLGRIRGVMYDWGAYPALTLEEAGEIVGEWVEVTGAGLKALDRLEDYPHLYQRDIVEDLENGLRGWVYHMPAAKARAGGAPIPSGDWVWHCLRSRKT; via the coding sequence ATGCCCGAGACGCACAAGGTGTTCGTCTACGGTACATTGCGCGAAGGCCAGTCGAATCGCGGCGTGATGACGCCACACCTCGTGAAACAACACGGCTTGGGGCGGATCCGGGGTGTGATGTACGACTGGGGTGCGTACCCTGCTCTCACGCTCGAAGAGGCCGGTGAGATCGTCGGCGAGTGGGTCGAGGTGACGGGCGCCGGCCTGAAGGCGCTCGATCGCTTGGAAGATTACCCGCACCTCTATCAACGCGACATCGTTGAAGATCTCGAGAACGGGCTTCGCGGCTGGGTATACCATATGCCCGCGGCGAAAGCCAGAGCGGGCGGTGCTCCCATTCCAAGCGGAGATTGGGTGTGGCACTGCCT